Below is a window of Xyrauchen texanus isolate HMW12.3.18 chromosome 1, RBS_HiC_50CHRs, whole genome shotgun sequence DNA.
acTGCCAttaattttgccaaaggtgtgtaatgtttggggaatttttatatttcaacctcagttacTATATgtatctataatacactgtgaaCAGAAAATAGTTACACTCGGGATCATAAGGAAAAAAAGTTGCCATTGAaacacattaaaactgcaatatttgatcccagtgccattaatgCATAatatcatgaattatatgatattatgcttcAATTCCGGaaccctggcttcaaaattaaattattaaaaactttccaccagatggcgccatttggctcatggagcaaatacatgcttttttcctattttctgtttgcagctaaaattgtgtgggtgtgttttgtatgtgtgtactgagaaatctgtgtgagtgtgtgtgtgtgtgtgtgtgtgtgtgtgtgtttgtgtaataaacaacagtggcataatgtaaacaaactggcatctAAAGGggtaaaatcctgaaaattaatatttggtagttatgatcaggactgatgttgcttaaaaataaaagtcagtgaaagtggaaaataatattaatatgtaatatttttatggcagttttgtgaTGCAGATATTTTTTCCTCTAATTactgagtgtttttttattttattaaatttttttaatctgtcactgcacaaaaaataataatgaatattagCAATATTAGCATTTagagggttaaaatcctgaaaatgaatacttggtagttatgatcaggactgatgttggatAAAACATTTAGtaactgaaataataatattatttttatgcaaatatttTGGTCTTCTAAGGACCtctgtgtaactttttaaatgtaaactcTTCATTGTAGGCTTTAATAAGCTCAAAAACTTCCTCAAGGCTATGTAATGAAGATTTCTGATGTTTATAACCAAGATCAGTTCACATCATGAAATTCGGGGCACTGATAAATCAGTAAATGCTTCTGTTGGTTTCATtctttaagggttagttcacccaaaaatgaaaattatatcatgatttactcaccttcatgcataacaggtgtatgactttctttcttctacagaacagaaattaagatatttataataatatttcagctctgtatgtcctcacattGCAAgaaaatgggtgccaaaattttgaaaaatCCACATAAATGGAGCATTAtagtaattaatatgactccagtggttaaatgtatgtATTCAGGCATGATTCTTGGAGTATAAATTCCAGTTATTTGTCATAAATATATGTAGGTTGAATAAGACATGTGCCAGATCATTTGTCACTTGTGAATAACACTTTTGGTTTatcaaaaataaagtcatactttGTCATAAGAGAGGGCACAGATTAATAAACAGATTTAATTATATGTGTGGAATAGATGCATTAGCAGCCATtcttaataaagaaaataaaaactcatTACTATTTTAAATTATGCAAAACAAGGGGAGCCTAATAAATCTTTCATCGTAATCTGATCACCCCAGAGACAAATGGGGGATTATTACATTAATGTGACACACCAGATAATAGGAGAGCaaaaaataagagagagagagcttattTTCTTGGTTTTCTTGTGCCGCTGTCAcatatcctttttaaaaaaaattacatttccagTATTTTAATCACGTGACgcttttccactaaggaagacacgggaaacagcgttGGCTTCAAAGGTAAGATTCTTTAATTTGAATTCTTATAGACAATGTCACTATACACTATGTTCTCTTCTTTTGCCTTGGTGTCGGGTTCTCCCTCTCGAGGCTCCGtcgctgctgctttttatgccgctctcctcatgctactgcaattagacacaggtgttagacataatttagctcaggtgtgagcgcccttaccgcttttctctcccggacgggcgcttgaccacgcccccgctgccacatacccccaccgccctactcaggccggggcgtcatccggcctgcctaccactccccccccccatttctggagaggaagtcagcggcagccatctgcactcccggtctgtggaccaccttgaacttaaaaggctggagggccagataccaccaggtgatccgggcgttagtatctttcatgcggtggagccactggagtggggcatgatccgggcagagggtgaaggcctgccccagcaggtagtatcggagcgtgaggaccgcccacttgatggccagacactccttctctatggtgctgtacttggtctccctcaaggagagcttccggctaatgtacatcactgggcgctcctccccctccaccacctgcgagagtacggcccccaaccctctgtctgaagcgtccatctgtaatacaaaggggagagagaagttaggtgcatgcaaaagtggccccccacaaagtgcagctttaatctgtgtaaatgcctgttggcactgctccgaccattggaccggatctggagccccctttttagtgaggtcagtcagcgggctggtgacatccgaataattaggcacaaacattctgtaatagccagccagccccaggaactgcctcacaccctttttggtcttgggtaaGTCGTAATcaccgcggtcttgtcaatttggggatgcacctggccatgacccaagtggaaccccagataccgtacctccacccgcccaaccgcgcacttttttgggtttgccgtgagccctgcccgccgcagcgatctcaggacagccctcagatgttgcatgtacCGCTGCCAATcgttgctataaatgatgatatcgtctagataggcagcggcgtaagcagtgtgcggtctgaggatcctatccttgagacgctgaaacgtggctggtgccccgaacaaaccgaaaggaagtgtcacgaattggtgtaatccaaacggcgtggtgaaggccattTTTTCacaggatattggtgtcaaggggatctgccaataacccttcattAGATctaaggtcgaataaaaccgagcagtacctaaccgatcgagcagttcatcaacacggggcattgggtacacataaaatttagacaccgcgttgacttttctataatccacacagaaacgtacagacccgtcgctcttgggaacaaggacgaccgggctggaccaatcgctgtgggattcttctattactcccatctcaagcatcgcgtccaattcttcccgaactattttctttttatgttcgggcaagcaataggggcggcaacgtaccaacACGCCTGGCtaggtctcgatgtggtgctgtatgatgtttgtgcggcccggtagatgACAAAACACGTCTGCGAATtcggggtgttaggattgcaggatttgtttacctccggtccgagctccgccctctccggaactaccgttgccaacgtcacagaggccgcctcttctctccacaatttcaggaggttgaggtgatatatttgacgcacgccccctctatcggtacgtttaacctcataatcgagatcccctactcgtcgtgtgacctcaaaaggtccttgccacttggcgagtaatttcgagctcgatgttgggagtaatacaagcaccttatctcccggtgcaaattcccgtagctgagtacccctgtcatacagccggcgttggcgttcttgagcctggagcaaattctcctgtgttaattgccccagtgtgtggagttttgctcgaagatcaagaacgtattgaatttcatttttactattagaaggtccctcctcccaagcttcacggatgacgtcgaggaccccgtgtgggcgtcgcccgtacagcagctcaaatggggaaaacacagtggaggcttgcggaacctctcgtactgcgaataacagggggtccagccacttgtcccaattcctagcatcttcatgcacgaatttacgaatcatatttttgagcgttttattaaatcgttccaccaacaGCGTCGGCTTCAAAGGTAAGATTCTTTAATTTGAATTCTTATAGACAATGTCGCTATACACTATGTTCTCTTCTTTGCCTTGGTGTCGGGTTCTCCCTCTAGAGGCTCCGtcgctgctgctttttatgccgctctcctcatgctactgcaattagacacaggtgttagacataatttagctcaggtgtgagcgcccttaccgcttttttctcccggacgggcgcttgaccacgcccccgctgccacaaatcaTCATGCACCTCAACCATAGACTTTGAAGGGATCAGTTCAAACTATGAAGAGATGATAAACAAAGCAACAGAAGTGTGATATGAGTGTAGAATAGAGTGGCAGATTTTGTATTGAATTATGCAGTCCAACTCAAATTTAAGAGCACATGTGCATCTCAAGCCAATGAAAACCAATCCTATACTGACATACATTTATTGTAATCTATTACAATTTCAATCAGCCAATCAGTCAGTGATGGATGGCCCCTGAATTTGACATATGGCTAAAATTGGCTTTTCAGGGGGAAGGTTTGCCCAGAAATTAGCCCAATTAAGAGATGTCTATTGGTTTCTAAACAAGTGTGTTTGGACCAGGGATCTCCATGATTTCTGGCTTGTACACAACATTTTCCTGACATTCCCTGTGATATTATCATTCTGTCAATGAGGTCTGTATGTCTGCCAATGCGAATGGCAGGCAGACCTGGCACAGTGTTGAGGGCAATAAGACAAAGCAGGTTGCATGTAAAAAGTGGTGAGTGCCCTTGGGCACAAGAAGTGAGTAAACATGAAAATCCAGTGtattaaatttattaaaataccCAGAGTTGCATGTTGCTGTCAAAgacataataatgattattaggTATAGCAGACCATTGCCCTGCTTTAAAAACGAAATCACTAAATATGCTGGGTCCAGGGCGACTACCCAAACacattcagaaaatgtaaacatttttaaaaagactaGGTAGTAATAGAAGTCATTTCTGAATCTAGCATTTGTTAAACTACAAAGAATGGTTTGGATGAAGCAAATGATTTGTGCCTGTGCCTAGTGGCACCAATGCTGTATGATGGTGTCACCTCGACTGTCTTCCGAAGCCCTGGCTCAGGAGCATGTTGACTCTTTTAACCTGGCATAATGTCTAAATAAATATACACTACATATAGAAAGCCACAGAGAGTCATTtattggaaaataataataaacataacattttcataaatgGGAAAAATTGTGTCCAAGGGGAAAAGAGTTAAAAAATAAAGCTGAATTAGGCATCCTCACTGTGAAACAGTTGCTCAATGAAGGTCAGGGGTATGTCCATGGAGTGGCCCAGGCTTAGGTGGGGTCTgacggccgctcccttcctgtaTTCATGGTGCGTGGGTCTGCGGCATCATTAGCGGCCAGTCTTCCCAGGCCCATGGAAGGTGTGAGGGGAAGCACCCTGGCCTCTTTCTGTAAAAAGCTGTCTGCAAGTTTACCCACAAGGCTGCTTAAAAATGTTAAGAAATCAAATGGAAAAACTATCCCGTACTAAGTTGCTTTATCTATTTGTTCAATTCTTGCTAATTTTCTGACCAAAGAATTGTGGTTAAGACCATTTAAAGcttaaggcagatgctatttacactgtagtgcaaatagtggcagatactcttacacccctttttaaatacaaacatacagtagagtggcatcactgcagcatttttattgtGCTTATTTGGAGTCCCACCGACAACCTACACAAACTCCtaaccttacaaaaatgaaccatggtttttacaacagtaaccatagtatcaccatagCCACAACCAcacaattaaacatggttactattaacaacatgttactgGAGTAACACTATGGTTAGCACATCAGAACTATACTGTTTCCACCAAAACACactgttactacagtaaaaccatggttcattttatcTGTATCAAATCCACCTCTCAACTCCAcaaccttcactgtgaccaaaccactgcatttaatattttatttattactataagtagtattataggaaatattaagagtagagacatGGGGAAAAAGTACATCAATGTGTTGGATTTGAACCCGGATCTCCAGCGAGACAACTCAAACACTTACCGTCACTAAACCCAGAGCTACTACAGCTGCACAAGAGGGTACGTTTTGTCATAAAatcctgtgtttccaccagactattggagcacAAATAGTCACTTAGTTATCCAATCTTTTAATACACGAAATGTCTAACCcattatacagtttaatgtctctgcccCATTGCAAAAATTTTTAATATGCCTGCCTTAatttgatcagcagttgaccccaaataaatctgtcatggCTGCCTTCAGTTTGGTCTGAGCAGTAGTGGGCGGAGTTAGAGCTCAACCCTGAGCTACGATAGGAAACcactcacatttgcaaccaaatttcctgctatgtgactaaagtgaatatatttggcaactgactggtaaatgtttacattttactcatcagtaattgtgtagtttagtcctGAAGCGTTCAGTAGCAaagatcctttcacagcgtgttgagagtaaaagttgttccatgtaatgtgtgtcaaagacgagatccacgcaacccatttgtcatggAATACTCACATAATACCATTTCTGTTAGTCAGCTGGtgatcaaaaacaactacaaaacacatttaatcctaatcatgcatcgcacagatgaggtaaagcaaTTCAGATCCTCTCTTGTTAACATGAGCTCATTTAAAGGTGTTGTTTATCgaaatgcttttttgtttgtttgttgagacAGGTTTTaacacatgttcaacaaatcaatgtaaaaacttgtaaatagtacaaattatgcaatttaacaaatatgtaacaataaaatattaaatataatatcttatttattgattgaatccatgtacagttgaaatcagaggtttacatacacttaagttgaagtcaataaaactattttaaccactccacagatttcatattagtaaactatagttttagtaagtcgtttaggacatctactttgtacatgacacaagtcatttttccaacaattgtttcagtgtacagattgtttcacttttagttgactatgtaaggcggggtgccaatgtgtttacattcaaaggcaaagagtaAATGTATGATCTTTCAGAAAATCAACAAATGAACTCACAATTAGCAACTCCTTTTGAGGcatcacaccccactgagcgaagactgtaAAATCACACCTCGTTGTTGCCCTtacacatctgtcccattctctcccctcttctcctcatccattccccttcagcccagaatcacctcaaactcacctaaggtctgtatgtaacaaaagaccatatctgatgtatacaaatcatgtaacttgtgtaacatgtttggtatcatttaaaatatctCGGTGtgtctggtatagtgttttgtaCCCAGGTTTGTAAaatttaatgacaacaaagttataaggtctttgccaaatactgaataattccgGAGGTCTAACCCATCCTTGAAGGTgtaacaccaggaagccaagaacctttttacccccaaattctcattgatcaaaggataataccatttggtacacaatgtgtattccctctgggtatttaaggaaagctggcccagagctcaaggttctctgtagtcagatgatcccacacctcgatgtgtgtaactgtaataataggaatctgcattcagatttcccatgctttgcaattacatgtacttttctcaactgccaggtatgttctttcacttgtttctttaacttgtgttttaaatcctacctggcaaataaattgttactttttgattaattctgtattcctctgaaatcatttatagcaatactgggtctttaaaataggagaaaccgctctggaggaactgagcaggagaatcccattttaagaatcatttctatcataactgaagctttaatgtaggaggaagccacttaaagactatcagtttaaatctcattagaaactgatcaaaaggtaaatgaatagaagaggattcagagtaatcaataacttaaatgattaaaataaaagaataatcagaaataatttagagctttaatctaaatcagaggtcaacttaaaattggagtcagattaatataaaattggagtcagataaaattaataacgggatgaatttgtaaagtgcaaattattaacaataattgctttacttcagtgctcagaaaagacagaacaacgcagagaccttcaagaggcaaatctatgtatttttagcagttttgcctgccattttacaaCTATCACAGTTCCAGTGTGTCAGAAATGTACGTACtctaaattaactgtgcctttaagcagcttttttGTATTAAACCACAAATTGATGTAttgtaaggcctaccttcaaactcagtgcctctttgcttgacataatagCACAATTATCAGCCAagacttaagaaaaaaaaattgtcctcAACAAGACTGGatcatacttgggagcaatttccaactGCCTGACGGTACCacatcatctgtacaaacaatagtatgcaagtgtaAACACCATTAGGCcatacagccatcataccgctcaggaaggagatgcattctgtctcctagagatgaacgtagtttgcggcgaaaagtgcaaatcaatcccagaacaacagcaaaggtccttgtgaagattctggaggaaacaggtagacaagtatctatatccacagtaaaacctatatcgacataacctgaaagtctgctcagcaaggaagaatccactgctccaaaaccaccataaaaaaagccagactacagtttgcaagtgcacatggagacaaagatcttgGTGAAATGTCccctggtctgattaaacaaaaatttaactgttaggccataatgaccatcgttatgtttggaagaaaaagggtcAGATTTGCAagtcaaagaacaccatcccaaccgtgaaacattggggtggcagcatcatgttgtgggggtgctttgctgcaggagggactggtgcacttcacaacaTAGATGTCATCACGAGAGAgtaaatttatgtggatatattgaagcaacatcttaagacatcagctaggaagttcggtcacaaatgggtcttccaaatggacaatgaccccaagcatactgacaaaattgtggcaaaatggcttaaggacaacaaagtcaaggtattggagtggccatcacaaagccccaaactcaatccgatagaaaatgtgtgggctgaactgaaaaagcgcgagtgagcaaggaggcctacaaacatgactcagttacaccagtactgtctggaggaatgggccaaaattccagcaacttatttttgagaagcttgtggaaggctacccaaaacatttgacccaagtaaaaaatgtaaatgcaatgctaccaaatactaacaaaatgtatttaaaacttctgacccactgggaatgtgatgaaagaaataaaagcggaaataaataattctctctattattattctgacattccacattcttaaaatagtgatcctaactggcctaagacagggaatgttttctatgattaaatgtcaggaattgtgaatttaagagtttaaatgtatttggctaaggtgtaaactttagacttcaactgtatttgttaatttttaaaaagccaaaatgtgagaaatgatgaaaaagtagtaaaatataatttgtaaaataaatgttttcctactgtacctagttaaaaggtcccctgtataattaatagcattagctgggagataatttattttaattttaagcaaAAGGaacattataaatgaaataaatccatatgaattgatattgaatcaaaagcttgtgaatcggaCAATCTATATCAATACACAACCCTTTtcaaaataaatcaacatttcGAATCTTAACCatctgtttaatatttttttgtaaaatgaggTTGTACAACAGGTGTTGCACAAATGAACACAGCATCAATTCATCCCTTCTAACAAAGTGTGAATAGAACCTTgattaaacaaaaaactaaacttgAGAGCATTAAAGCATTACTTGTCTCTCCTTTGCTCTATCAAGAGAGACATCAAGTACTTCTATTCATGGATGGTTTACTCAATGAAGTCTGGGAATGACAGCCATGTTGGCCAGGTTTAACTTCCTTAATCACTACTGCTCATGTTAAGACAGCATGAGAGGTATGCACATTTTCTCTACTTTCCCCTAGGCACAGCAGATGTACAGATTTGAACCTCCAGCACCATATGATGCctctatattaataaaaaaaaacaaacaaaaaaacacttttactctagaTAAATCTGGACGAGGTGATGGAAATTTCTAAATTAGTAGTGAAACATTAATATCTGCAGTTTTGATGTTAAGACTGTTTGAATTTTCTTAAGCTTACAATTCATTATCTTTATCAAGTTTTACTTTATATTTGCAGCATTCTAATACTAGTCACATTCTGGTGATCTGTTTAAGTTTTAGGTGTAATTTTGGGAGCTAATATGTGTCCCTAAAAAGGCCTTtaaaaatgtgaagtttatattGTTTGTGTGAAGCTTTTATTCAGTTTACATCTTAGAGCTCTTTCTTCTCACAGTTTATTAGGAATAGATTATGCAAGTatattttaaaaatcaataaatattttatatttgctgTACTTAGGTTCCTATAAAATCTAGCTATAATCAAAAAATCGTAACAATCATCACTGCTTGTGAATTTATTCTTGTGAAAAAAGTATGTTTCACAGTATCACAGCAATCTGTCACCTTGAACATTGTATCATTGCTGGAGTTCTGCTgaagtaattacattttgttcaCCTACAAATGAAAAATACCCTGCTGCAACCATCCCTTATGAGTTTCTGCGGTTAAAAAATTTCCAAGGCTTTGACATTTTTCTCTTCATATTATGAGTCTATAGCGGAGATCTAATTTCCTCCTTATGTGGATTACCTACATTGCATAAAACAACCATCCCATGTAATTGTCaagaaaacttgatttatatGTTGAGCCTGAATAAATAACACTTACGGAGGCTTTCTAGaagataaaatacacatttatttctTACAATTAAACTTTCTTAACCACTTAGTCAATGTAGATAATTTGTGTCTGAAACAAGATGGGCAAAAACAGACCAGGAAAGAACAGATTCAGTGTTGATCATAGTTTTGGAGCATAGTCCTTTCCTTTATCCTACGATCACTGTTTCATCGTCTGGGAACTCATAGAAAGGCACCTCCAGATTGAGTGGAGCGGGTCCTTTTCTAATGCGACCAGATGCATCGTAATGTGAGCCGTGGCAGGGGCAATAATAGCCACCATAGTCACCAGCATTAGCGATGGGCACGCAGCCAAGGTGGGTGCACACACCGATGACGATTACCCAGGATGGGTTCAAAACTCGGTCTTTGTCATGCTGGGGGTCTCGAAGCTCAGCAAGATTAACATCAGCCTCAACTGCGatctccttttctgttctatGGCGGACAAACAGGGGCTTCCCTCTCCATTTGAAGGTCATGTTCTTACCCTCAGGGATGTCTGATAGCTTAATTTCAATCTTAGACAAAGCCAGCACGTCAGCTGAGGCACTCATGGAGGAGACAAATTGTGTGACGACTGTCTTGGCAGTGTAGACTCCAATCACAGCAGTGGAACCTGTGATCAGATAAGAGAAGGCCCGCCGGGCCTCACCACTCTCTTGTGAGGACTTCTTTGGGTCCAAAACTTCAGGCCGACGGTAGTCAGAGAAATCAGGGACCTTGATGTCTGTGTGGGCGAAACGCACTCCACAGAGAGCTAAGAAGAAAATAATATGAGTGAGACACTGCATAGAAGAAAAATTTAATATGAGATGCATTGACACGGCTGATTATTCAAACAATATTTGGGCATTTCCAATTCTCAAATATTATTGAATGATTTTAGAATAAATGTTACGTATAATAAATGACCAtttaatttttgcaattttgcatATGCCTCGGATGTTATTACTCaactgtgtgatatatatatatatatatatatatatatatatatatatatatatatattttattgaaaaaagtatTCAGTAAGAACGAGCTGAAAATTACAAACCAatcagtaatatttttttcttctattttttgtAGAGAAAACGACAtttaatggataaaaataaatgctTGCAAATATGTAAGGACACATACAATATAAATTGCAATATAATGTtaaatgtgttataaatgtatatgttatgTCAGTGAAGAGTTTATTATCTAGAGGGTACAAAGCTGAAGACTAATGGCAATGTGCAAATATCCACTAATTGTAGCTGTACTCTTAATTTTGTATCTCTTTTGACTTTTAATCTATTAAATACCATTTTATAACATTCACTACAAACACTAgttttactcaagtaaatttcacTTGTCACAGGTCTGCCTATTTTTGGTAGGCAAGTAAGGTCTTGTAAATGCTTTCCAACtttttttataaatcataaaATGCTATCATTTATTCTTAAACCCAAAATAACAGGTCTTAAAAGTGCAACTGTTTTACTCATCCACACACACCCCACAGACTGCAGCTACTCCAGCCAGCCATTAGCGAGACCTCGGCTACACAAACTGCGCTAGCATGTGAGCTGCTGCTGTTTGTAACTACAGATTAAATTCTGCTCAAATTAACAATTAGTCCAAATTTATTTCAATACAACACTACAAGCGCCTTAAACCTTTTTagacacacactaaacacaaagTACATTGTGCCCTTGAATGCGCTCGCTCTAAACGGCCTGCTGTCGCTCAGATGAGACCGGGGCTCTCGATTTCACAGTGCGCCGCGATGACACTCACCGTTGATGCTGACGGACACGGCAAGCCCGGATTTAGCGCTCTGGCTAGACAAGGACTCGCGACACAGGAACGGTTTTTTTGTGTCCATCAAGAGTTTATCGCTCTTCGTGACGACGCCCGGAATCAAAGCCTTCAGTGGACCTGCCACGGCATGATTTGTAGTTAGAAGGTAAGGGGGAAATGCACCCGAACGGGCGGCAAGGGACATCATGTTTGTCGGCTAAAAGGGCTTCAATCGACCTTCCCGAGTTGATCTACCGGCGCCTCTGGCGCGCAGGCGCGCAGGCGTGCTTCCGCCGTCAAAGTAGCGCCTGCATGATGTCTCACTCATAGCTCATATTAGCTCATCGCTAATAGttctaaaggaatattccaggttcaatacaaattaagcttaaATGACAGCATTGGTGCCACAAAATGTATTACTGACAAATTAATTTCGACCACCtgcttttatttctctttttttttatcagaatttaatattccttttaaaacTTTGTgtgcattaaagggtaactaaaccctaaaccaactttttttgttaatgatctgtaagaatggggctttattagtactggtcattgattcaagtaatttttttgacatttgtgtataaagtgttttaattctac
It encodes the following:
- the LOC127647539 gene encoding cytochrome b-c1 complex subunit Rieske, mitochondrial-like gives rise to the protein MMSLAARSGAFPPYLLTTNHAVAGPLKALIPGVVTKSDKLLMDTKKPFLCRESLSSQSAKSGLAVSVSINALCGVRFAHTDIKVPDFSDYRRPEVLDPKKSSQESGEARRAFSYLITGSTAVIGVYTAKTVVTQFVSSMSASADVLALSKIEIKLSDIPEGKNMTFKWRGKPLFVRHRTEKEIAVEADVNLAELRDPQHDKDRVLNPSWVIVIGVCTHLGCVPIANAGDYGGYYCPCHGSHYDASGRIRKGPAPLNLEVPFYEFPDDETVIVG